The region TATTCAGCTGATTGCAAATACCCTTTATTTGGGTATATAAGAAGTTAATGAACATTGGAGTGTGAAGAAGAGTGGTGCATATGGTCTCCCTTTGAAGTTCTTGGCAGACATAGCTGATTACTATGCTGATAATGGAAGTTGGGTGATTTTTAATAGACTACTAGTTGTGATGGTGTATGGAGCTGTATTATTTCCCGATGTGGAGAATTTGATTGGTCTAGCTGCTatttgcatctttataggaaggAACCAAGTTCCCACTATTATCGTTGATACTTATTATGTTATTCACTCCAAACATGGAAAGAGAGGAGCAGTGGTTTGTTGTCTACTTTTGCTTTACAAATGGCTCTTGATTCATCTTCATGTAACAGGACCATTCGTAGAAACACGAGGTACTTTGAAATGGTCCAAAAGGGTGATGGCTTTAACTTCTTTTGATATAAAATGGGCTAATGTTATGCATGTTACTGAGATGATCACTAGTTGTGGGGAGTTCTCCAACGTTCCTCTCATGGGGACGAAAGGGTGTATCAATTATAATCCTGTATTAGCTATCCGTCAGTTGGGATTTCCTTTGAGAGATGAGCCCAAAGCTCGAGAGATAGAAGCTTCAGTTTACTTTGCTAAGAAGGAGAAACCCGAGTTGTTGGAAAGACTGAAGACATCTTGGCGAAAATCCATAAGAAGGGTAATGTGTTCTTTGTACCAAAAGATAATGTGGCATTGCATCCATATGTGGCATGGATCAAGAAAAGGGTTGAGGTGCTCAAGTTACCTTTTGAGAGAGAAGAACCATTCTACAAAAAACTTTCTCAGCTGGATTCTGATGAGCCTGTCATGATACCCATTGAGCATTATCTGCAGTTGCAAGCGGAAAACTACCAAACTCAAGCTAAGAAAGATGAGATGGGGATGCAACTCTACCAGGTTGATCAAGATAAGAGACAACTGATGCACAAGCTTAAAGAGGCGAGAAGAAGTGTTCCTACAAAGAGGCAAAGACCAGAAAATTCAAGAGCAGCTGAACACATAAACTAATAAATGGAAGAGCTAAAGAGAGAATTATTCAAAGCGCAACAGAGGAATCTCAAATTGGGAGCGTCCAAAGCAAAGTCAAAAGTTGAGCACAAGAAAGAGTTAAAGATCCTGGAAAATAAGTTGCAAGATGAACAAAATGAAGTTAGTAGAGTCAAAGGTGAAAATAAGAGACTTGAGATTAATCTCAAGGAACGCCAAACATACCTTACAAAGCTCTTGAAGAGGGGAAGAATCTTGAAGAAGTGGTTGAAAGAAGAAAAGGAAATCCTAGTGAAGACTGTGATAGGTGTGACCAGTTATGCAAAGAGTTCTGGTACATGGAGGTTATGATGCGTCGCAAGGACCTTATCATCAAGAGTTTGATTGAATAACCC is a window of Lathyrus oleraceus cultivar Zhongwan6 chromosome 6, CAAS_Psat_ZW6_1.0, whole genome shotgun sequence DNA encoding:
- the LOC127094037 gene encoding uncharacterized protein LOC127094037: MLKEYSSLLRIHIKEEVPFKSGAYGLPLKFLADIADYYADNGSWVIFNRLLVVMVYGAVLFPDVENLIGLAAICIFIGRNQVPTIIVDTYYVIHSKHGKRGAVVCCLLLLYKWLLIHLHVTGPFVETRGTLKWSKRVMALTSFDIKWANVMHVTEMITSCGEFSNVPLMGTKGCINYNPVLAIRQLGFPLRDEPKAREIEASVYFAKKEKPELLERLKTSWRKSIRRLQAENYQTQAKKDEMGMQLYQVDQDKRQLMHKLKEARRSVPTKRQRPENSRAAEHIN